The Psychrobium sp. MM17-31 DNA window GTGCTTGTAGTGCTCGCTTAGGATAACGATCGGGGCGATAACGGCTAGGAGACTGTGGTAATACAGCGAGCAGCGCCGCTTCGTTGTGAGTTAGTTGCGATGCTGGCTTATCGAAATAAACGTAACTAGCGGCTTGAACACCTTCAATTGGGCCGCCAAAAGGCGCGATATTGAGATAAATCTCAAGAATTTGCGCTTTACTAAAATGCCATTCTAATTGCAGCGCGCGCAACATTTGATAAAGCTTACCGTTGATAGAACGCTTGTTAGGGTGGAGTAAACGCGCCACCTGCATGGTGATGGTTGAACCGCCAGAAATTGCTTTGCCGTGATAAATAGCTTGGCCAACCGCGCGTATCATCGCAAGGGGGTTTACGCCGGGGTGTTGGTAAAAGTGACGATCTTCATAGGTAAATAGCGCCTGCAAATAGTGAGGACTAACATCTTCGACTTTTACGCGATAGCGCCAAATGCCTTGTGCATTGGCAAAAGCACGCAGTGGTCGGCCATCACTATCGCTAACCACTACTGCGCCATCGTTGAGTTTAGATAAATCCAATGGCGCTAATTTATCGGCGATGGTCAGTGACAGTGCCACTGTTACCATCGCCGCGATAGCGCCTTGCCACCAACGCATTATTTGACGCGAATGTTCGCGCTGTTTTTGCCAACGGCGTTAACGCCTTCGAGGTACATGGCTTCTGCCATCACAGGTGGATGTTTGAAAATACCCGGTGTGACAGCTTGTACACGGTAAAACAGCTGGGTTTCGTTGTAAGAGTTAATAGAAATAGAGGCAATAAAGCGATCGTCTAAATTTCCCTGATAGTCAATGTTATAACGATTAATGTGATCGGTAATTCGACGGCCATCGATCATAAGATCAGTTAAACCAGCACTGGCATCAAAGTCGCTATTTTCTATTTCGAAACCTGCTGGCAGAAGGTCCACCACCATAATATCTTTGATATTGTCTTTATGGCTACGAGCGCGAATACGGACGATAAATTGCTCGCCACTCTGCACATTATCAATATCAATCGCACGCCCTTGCATATCGTAATAATCACGGCGGATACTCATGCCATTGGAAGCGCGATCTGGGGCAGTTTTTGGGTAGCCCTGTGAAATTTGATCGACAAACAATAGTTGATCAGAGGTATTCGTCAGCAGGCTGCTGTTAATCGCTGAACCATCGACGCGATAAAACGCGCGTCCTTGATCTGGGCCATTAAACTCGCTGTCACCGACGATAAGCTGATAGTTAAATTCATCACCAAAGTGTTGCGCTAACTGAGCGTCAGCAAGTACTAAAGCGAGGCGCTCTTGGGTGCTAAACCATTGTCTATTCTGTTTATCTTGCCATAGACTAAATGCAAGTTTTTGCGCCCATTGGCTATCGAGGTTGTGTTTCAGCAACAAGTTAATGATTAGCCCTTTATCGCGAATAACTGACGCGTAAGTACCGTTATAAACGCGTTGATAAGCCGTAGATTTTGCTTGTTTTAGCAGAGTTTTCGCGCTCTTTTTGTCACCCATTAGTTCAAAGGCGACCGCCAGCTGTACTAATGCTAGAGGCGATTTGCTGTCATTAGTGTTTTTCATCAATTGACGCATATGGCTTTGATTAGCACGCGATAGCGACGCTAATACCATAGCGGCATAGGAACGAGTGGCAAAGCGATAGTCTTCCATATCACCGTAACCGCTAAAATTACCGCGTCTTAGGTAGTAAGCAATGCGTTTAAGCAGTTTTTCTAATTGCGCATCTGGCACGAATACACCATTCTCTTGTGCCGCTAGCAACACCTGAGCGCCATAGACACTAAGCCAAGGTGCTTCTCGGTCGTTACCGCCCCAGAGGCTTAAACCACCGTTATAGGTTTGCATACTTAGAATGCGCGCAACGCCTTTATTGATAAGCTCATTGCGATCGATGTTAACTAGCTCTTTTTGCAACTCTTGTTGTGTTTTAGGTGCTAGTGCTAGCCACGGATAGAGGCGGCTACTTGTTTGCTCAAGACAGCCTAGCGGGAACTGATAAAGCTTGCTCACTTGATCGCTCAGATCAAATTGCGGCCTAGTGGCAATGCTAATGCTTGATTGGATATCAGGCAACCAACCACGGGTATTTGGCGCAAAAGAAAACTGCGCTTTAGGTGATAGCGTTTTACTCTCGCTGCGACGTTGTGCCGGATAAGGATGGCGCACGCTTAAATGCCATTGGCGCTGCGTGTTGTATGAATCGCCCTTGATATTAAGCGATATTGGCGCTTTATCATGCGGTTTGGTTGGCGCAGCGCTCAGCTTGATACTATCACTTTGTTTCGGTGCTAACTCGATGGCTTTATTGACGTCAATACCAAGCTCTGGTGCGCTGATTGACACAGCAAGTGATTGCACAATATCAGTGGTGTTAGTGAGATCGACCGACAAGGTTGCGCTATCGCCAATGGCTAGGAAACGCGGCATATTTATTTGCGTAACCACATCATCGGCAATGGTCATGGTTTGTTCATCGCTGGCGAACTTATCCTCGCTATAGGCGATGGCAAATAAGCGTAAGCGGCCATTGAAATACGGTACGGGAACATCAAAGCTCGCTTGGCCATTTTCGACTAATTGCGGCGCAGATAAATACGAAACAATTTGGACATGAGCACTGGCTTGTTGGCCGCCGCGATCCATTTCGGCGCCGCCGCCCCACAGAATATCTGCTTTGGCAAAATCATTGGGGGCGATTATTGCGCTAAGGTTGTCTTTGATTTCGATGTCATAACGACGCTTGGCAAAGAAGTGGGCAAAAGGATCTGGCGTTTTAAATTGATGAAGATTTAACACACCTACATCTACCGCCGCCAGCACAACATGGGTTGCTTGCGCTGCATTATCGACAGCTACCGTCACTTGCGCAGTGGTGTTTGGTTTGATTTTCTCTGGCGCATTGATAGAGAGTTTTAGTTTTCTATTCGCGCGATTTAGCGGTACGTGAGTGATTCCCAATGCGCGTTTAATGCCTGCATCTTTGCTCATTGGCGCTATAAGATAGGCTGTTAAATACACATCGTGTCGTTGCCAATCTTCAATAGGAACTTGCAGTTGGTTTTGTCCTTCTTGCAGACTAACTTGTTGTTGCCACAACACATCATCAGCCTCTAAACGCAACCATGCTTGCCCCGCATATGGCGAGTCGATGTTAACTAGTGCTGTTTCGCCAGCGCTATACGAGGCTTGATTGAGTGCTAAGTCAATTTGATCGGGACGGACACTGCCATTGTTTTGTTGTGACCAGCGCCAATACCAATCCTCACCGGCATTGAAAAATAGACGGGCAATTTGCTTGTCGGAATTGGATTTTACGATTAACTCATATTCTCCCCATTCAACGGGCACCGAGATAGCAAGTGGTTTATCTGCGGTTAGCGTTAGGTTGTCTTGCCATACTGGGTAGACACTTTCTCGTTTGTGACGCTGCCAACCTTCTTGACGGCTGTGCTCCCAGTAGTATTCCTTGTGATGGCGGAACAGGCTAACAAAGACTTCATCGTTTGCTAATGTGCCGCTGATATCACTGCGTACCAGTTCAAAATTCACTTGTGTTTCGCTGTCGCTGGTTAGATCGTCGAAATGTGGTTTTATGCCCAACATTTCACGGTGCGGCCACCATAAACGTTGGAATCCCTTGCTGACTTTACGGCCACTATTCTCATACAGATAGGCATAGCCATTGAGGGTGAGCGCTTGATTATATTTGTGCCACGTATCCTCAAGCATTAGCGTGCCTTTACCCGCTTGATCAAGAGTAATAATGTTAAGCTCATTGCTGGCGAGGGTGCCTTGTTGCTTATGCTCTCCGAAATAGAAATTTGGTAAGTTGGCAACCGCTTGGTCAGTGGTCTTTAGTTGCAATAGTCCATCAACTTTATGTTCGCTAGCCGGCGCGCCATAGAGGAATAAGCCGGTTAATGGTTGCTTGGCATTGCCAGCGCGAGTTAATGGCGCGGCATCTGCTGGCAGCTTAATTTCAAGGCGTTGCGGCATAAAGTCTTCAACGCTAAATTGATGATTAAACTGCTGGCTCGCTAAATTGAATTTCAGTTGATAGTGGCCTGTTAGTGCATCGGGAGCGATGGCGAAATCAAACTGATATAAGCCATCTTTTGGCGATAATAGGCGGGTTTTTAGAATATTGCCGTTGGGATCTTGCAGCTTAGCTTCAATTGGCATGGCGCTAACGCCGCGTCCGTCTTGATCTTTAAGGAGCCCATAATAAGTCACCGAATCGCCGCGGCGATAAAGATCGCGGGCGCCGAATACGAAAAGCTCTAACGCGCTGTTTTCAGTGCCTGCAATGGCGAAATCACTTAAATTAAGCGGTTGCTGGCGACGGGTGTTAATGACGCTAAAATCATCGCCACGAGTCAAAGTGATGAAAGCTAGGCTTTCGTTCTTTTTGATTTTAGTTTGCCCTAACGCATCGGTGGTTTGGATCTTACTCATGGTTTGGTATTGAGAGCCAAAGGCTTGCACCTTAACACCTGCGGCAGGCAAGGCGGTGTTTTGCTCTGCAACTGTCACCAAGAAATAATCACTGTATTCACGTACTTCATGGGTTAATTCGCTAATGGTAAAGCGGGCGATTTGATAAGATTCGTAATCATTTGGCGTGCGTAATACGGCGAAATAAAGGCCGGGCTCTTTTAATGCATCAATGTGATTGGTTGCCAGAACGCGTTCAATTCGCTGATTTTTTTGTGCCTTGGTATCGTATTTTTGGGTGCTTACCAATTCGCCGTCTTTGGCGAGGCGCTCAACTGACCATGAATATATGCTGCTAGTGCTGTTGTAAGACAGGAGATCGGCATAATTGGCGCCTTTAACACGATAAAAATTAACTTCCACCCACGGTTGGTTAATCACCATTACTGGCAAACCGTCGCTAAATTGTGGATTTAATACTGAACCGCGCTGGGTGAAAGAGGCTGTTGGCGTCAGGTGTGGGCTAGTGAATGTTTTCTTATGAAATTCTGAAACCGCTGTATTATCAGTGCTTTTTAGTGAGCGATCGACCACGATGTTATATTTGGAATCAGGCTTGATATTCACGTAATACGCATTAATACCTTCATCGTCTAATTGCCATGCTTTAGGGAGATAACCACTATTATCACTTAAGGTGATCGCCTGATTAATATCTTGGCTACGGTTTACTGGCTTACTAAACATCACCCAAGCCGCTGGCAGTCCATTGAACTCGCGA harbors:
- a CDS encoding MG2 domain-containing protein, encoding MTRKLTLLIILLLTFQLTACGDKNEAKDKTTSNAQQTTTQSPATSSAPAKVKKDYSKIKEFSVVNSGYREFNGLPAAWVMFSKPVNRSQDINQAITLSDNSGYLPKAWQLDDEGINAYYVNIKPDSKYNIVVDRSLKSTDNTAVSEFHKKTFTSPHLTPTASFTQRGSVLNPQFSDGLPVMVINQPWVEVNFYRVKGANYADLLSYNSTSSIYSWSVERLAKDGELVSTQKYDTKAQKNQRIERVLATNHIDALKEPGLYFAVLRTPNDYESYQIARFTISELTHEVREYSDYFLVTVAEQNTALPAAGVKVQAFGSQYQTMSKIQTTDALGQTKIKKNESLAFITLTRGDDFSVINTRRQQPLNLSDFAIAGTENSALELFVFGARDLYRRGDSVTYYGLLKDQDGRGVSAMPIEAKLQDPNGNILKTRLLSPKDGLYQFDFAIAPDALTGHYQLKFNLASQQFNHQFSVEDFMPQRLEIKLPADAAPLTRAGNAKQPLTGLFLYGAPASEHKVDGLLQLKTTDQAVANLPNFYFGEHKQQGTLASNELNIITLDQAGKGTLMLEDTWHKYNQALTLNGYAYLYENSGRKVSKGFQRLWWPHREMLGIKPHFDDLTSDSETQVNFELVRSDISGTLANDEVFVSLFRHHKEYYWEHSRQEGWQRHKRESVYPVWQDNLTLTADKPLAISVPVEWGEYELIVKSNSDKQIARLFFNAGEDWYWRWSQQNNGSVRPDQIDLALNQASYSAGETALVNIDSPYAGQAWLRLEADDVLWQQQVSLQEGQNQLQVPIEDWQRHDVYLTAYLIAPMSKDAGIKRALGITHVPLNRANRKLKLSINAPEKIKPNTTAQVTVAVDNAAQATHVVLAAVDVGVLNLHQFKTPDPFAHFFAKRRYDIEIKDNLSAIIAPNDFAKADILWGGGAEMDRGGQQASAHVQIVSYLSAPQLVENGQASFDVPVPYFNGRLRLFAIAYSEDKFASDEQTMTIADDVVTQINMPRFLAIGDSATLSVDLTNTTDIVQSLAVSISAPELGIDVNKAIELAPKQSDSIKLSAAPTKPHDKAPISLNIKGDSYNTQRQWHLSVRHPYPAQRRSESKTLSPKAQFSFAPNTRGWLPDIQSSISIATRPQFDLSDQVSKLYQFPLGCLEQTSSRLYPWLALAPKTQQELQKELVNIDRNELINKGVARILSMQTYNGGLSLWGGNDREAPWLSVYGAQVLLAAQENGVFVPDAQLEKLLKRIAYYLRRGNFSGYGDMEDYRFATRSYAAMVLASLSRANQSHMRQLMKNTNDSKSPLALVQLAVAFELMGDKKSAKTLLKQAKSTAYQRVYNGTYASVIRDKGLIINLLLKHNLDSQWAQKLAFSLWQDKQNRQWFSTQERLALVLADAQLAQHFGDEFNYQLIVGDSEFNGPDQGRAFYRVDGSAINSSLLTNTSDQLLFVDQISQGYPKTAPDRASNGMSIRRDYYDMQGRAIDIDNVQSGEQFIVRIRARSHKDNIKDIMVVDLLPAGFEIENSDFDASAGLTDLMIDGRRITDHINRYNIDYQGNLDDRFIASISINSYNETQLFYRVQAVTPGIFKHPPVMAEAMYLEGVNAVGKNSANIRVK